Proteins from a single region of Pseudarthrobacter sp. NIBRBAC000502772:
- a CDS encoding HAD family hydrolase, translating to MRLVASDIDGTILGHDGKISDRTVRAFHACRDAGIELVFVTGRPPRWLHPLEEQLGHTGTVICSNGAVVWDLEADRLVSARTLGIDAVLELRRIIKELRPAALFAAETLTGFHLEPGFIENGTSELLAEFTPAPLAETLTPDDAVVKFLAIVRDGTADDFLAAVRPAVAHLASATHSAPTVAMLELSLPGVNKAVTLAEYANSLSIDAADVVAFGDMPNDVEMLRWAGHGYAMASGHPDAISAAGQQAPHFDDDGVAQVLEARLAALGVELS from the coding sequence ATGCGGCTGGTAGCAAGTGATATTGACGGAACGATTCTTGGGCACGACGGAAAGATCAGCGACCGCACCGTCCGGGCCTTCCACGCCTGCAGGGACGCCGGCATCGAGCTCGTTTTTGTCACCGGCCGCCCGCCGCGCTGGCTCCACCCGCTGGAGGAACAGCTGGGCCACACCGGCACTGTCATCTGTTCCAACGGCGCCGTGGTGTGGGACCTCGAAGCGGACCGGCTGGTTTCCGCCCGGACGCTGGGCATTGACGCGGTGCTGGAACTGCGGCGGATCATCAAGGAACTGCGCCCCGCCGCGCTCTTCGCCGCGGAAACACTGACCGGATTCCATCTTGAGCCCGGTTTCATCGAGAACGGCACCAGCGAGCTGCTGGCCGAATTTACCCCCGCCCCGCTGGCCGAAACGCTGACCCCGGACGACGCCGTCGTGAAGTTCCTGGCGATTGTCAGGGATGGCACCGCGGACGACTTCCTGGCCGCGGTGCGGCCCGCCGTCGCCCATCTGGCGTCCGCCACGCACTCCGCGCCCACCGTGGCGATGCTGGAACTGTCCCTCCCCGGCGTCAACAAGGCCGTCACCCTGGCCGAATACGCCAACTCCCTGTCCATTGACGCGGCCGACGTCGTGGCGTTCGGGGACATGCCCAACGACGTCGAGATGCTGCGCTGGGCAGGCCACGGGTACGCCATGGCCAGCGGCCATCCGGACGCCATCAGCGCCGCCGGGCAGCAGGCACCCCACTTTGACGACGACGGCGTGGCCCAGGTTCTCGAGGCCAGGCTCGCGGCGCTGGGCGTAGAGCTGTCCTGA
- a CDS encoding EAL domain-containing protein — translation MPERALLEYLLERRQQDTTDADTPDTARFPQPPSAMPPHVAEQLDSLRSLSRISALLENQMLMTAFQPIYGLESKAVVGVEALSRFVSDDGASAELWFAEAAAVGLGANLEFSALAAAAAAAAKLPPHVYVALNISPTSCLDPRLPELFDHIELPIDRIVLELTDGIPDEEYSHFVSAITPLRERGLRIAIDDSHPGAGALSRMLHLRPDFIKLGRNVISGVDTDTSQHALAACLVDFAEQIGSILVAEGVETAEELMVLTELGFSAGQGYLLGRPSVQPKDWAAWNTPLDPDGLRRLAAAADHGTHGPGGSD, via the coding sequence ATGCCGGAACGGGCCCTGCTGGAATATCTTCTGGAACGCCGGCAACAAGACACCACAGACGCGGATACGCCCGACACCGCGCGCTTCCCGCAGCCTCCCAGCGCCATGCCGCCACACGTGGCCGAGCAGCTGGATTCCCTGCGCAGCCTGTCGCGGATCAGCGCGCTGCTGGAAAACCAGATGCTGATGACCGCGTTCCAGCCCATCTACGGCCTCGAGTCCAAGGCCGTTGTGGGCGTAGAGGCGTTGTCGCGCTTTGTCAGCGACGACGGCGCCAGCGCGGAACTCTGGTTCGCCGAGGCGGCCGCCGTTGGATTGGGCGCCAACCTGGAATTCTCGGCACTCGCAGCCGCAGCCGCCGCTGCCGCAAAACTCCCCCCGCACGTCTACGTTGCCCTGAACATCTCCCCCACGTCATGCCTGGATCCCCGGCTGCCCGAATTGTTCGACCACATCGAGCTGCCAATAGACCGCATTGTGCTCGAATTGACGGACGGAATTCCGGACGAGGAATACTCGCATTTCGTTTCCGCAATTACGCCGCTCCGGGAACGCGGGCTGCGCATTGCAATCGATGACTCACACCCCGGCGCGGGCGCCCTCAGCCGGATGCTCCATCTGCGGCCCGACTTCATCAAGCTGGGCAGGAACGTGATCAGCGGCGTGGACACGGATACGTCCCAGCACGCCCTGGCCGCTTGCCTGGTGGACTTCGCGGAGCAGATCGGCAGTATTCTGGTGGCCGAAGGTGTTGAAACCGCCGAGGAACTGATGGTCCTCACCGAGTTGGGCTTCAGCGCCGGCCAGGGCTACCTGTTGGGCCGGCCCTCGGTGCAGCCGAAGGATTGGGCGGCATGGAATACGCCGCTTGACCCCGACGGGCTCCGCCGCCTCGCCGCCGCAGCCGATCACGGCACCCACGGTCCCGGCGGCTCCGACTAA
- a CDS encoding STAS/SEC14 domain-containing protein, which translates to MTSQPAEAAKADLTLDERGVIQLKWPRGVSITESDAESAMQKVNDLCGTRRHPMLVDMATTAKVSRGARTVFGRPCQASRIALLGASPVDRVLANFILGINKVPCPTRFFTSRDDAMAWLLKEPAATA; encoded by the coding sequence GTGACGAGTCAGCCTGCAGAAGCGGCCAAGGCGGACCTGACGCTGGATGAGCGGGGTGTTATCCAGCTGAAGTGGCCGCGGGGTGTGTCAATTACGGAATCCGACGCTGAGTCGGCCATGCAGAAGGTCAATGACCTGTGCGGCACCCGCCGACACCCCATGCTGGTGGATATGGCCACCACGGCCAAGGTCAGCCGGGGAGCCCGCACGGTTTTTGGCCGTCCCTGCCAGGCCTCGCGCATTGCGCTGCTGGGGGCGTCGCCTGTTGACAGAGTGCTTGCCAACTTCATCCTGGGCATCAACAAAGTGCCCTGCCCCACCCGGTTCTTTACGTCCCGAGACGACGCCATGGCCTGGCTGCTGAAGGAGCCAGCGGCCACCGCCTGA
- a CDS encoding ATP-binding protein: MPYLAVVADPDAGRRESTTAALEAAGFTVKTAGDAASLSALLDQREPSVLILDSSLSDVDATAPVLVLVDLDSPAEVKSVEHAGVRDSIAKPPAAKELVHRATALINLVSRRNEARQEAETLRERLRQVSAAVRGTNHPQQIADFVVRGFGETFGADRVWLTTFDDDRVPPITAQWQRPGLAPLPEGLFTDEDPVRRTADALWSRAEALTADGAFAPLGTGDVQLPAELAKLRAAASVAVPMGDGSSSLGIIWIALLNSPREWSRAELALIQHVAGNTAHGLIQSHLITSQQQVVKQLQQLDKAKTDFLATVNHELRTPLTSIMAYLDMIQENTSDPVSSEVHQMLDIVVRNAERLRLLIEDMLSVSRNGHEQSPLHLTPVRLARTLEIVTAALRPLATVQNVAIVMAHASEDQEILADEVQLQQVFTNLVSNAIKFTPSGGQIDVVSLTRADADGTRWATVSVSDSGIGISSDEIAHIFTRFYRASNAMSGAVPGTGLGLAITQDIVQRHGGRIDVTSELGVGTTVTVNLRLGAHASHGT; this comes from the coding sequence GTGCCATACCTGGCTGTCGTTGCGGACCCCGACGCCGGGCGCCGGGAATCCACCACGGCGGCACTGGAAGCTGCGGGCTTCACGGTCAAAACTGCCGGCGACGCCGCCAGCCTGTCGGCGCTTCTGGACCAGCGCGAGCCCTCCGTCCTGATCCTGGACAGTTCACTCTCCGACGTCGACGCGACCGCCCCTGTGCTGGTCCTCGTGGATCTCGACAGTCCGGCAGAGGTCAAGTCAGTGGAGCATGCCGGCGTACGGGACTCCATCGCCAAGCCGCCTGCTGCCAAGGAACTCGTCCACCGCGCCACAGCCCTGATCAACCTGGTCTCCCGCCGGAACGAAGCGCGGCAGGAAGCGGAGACGCTCCGCGAAAGGCTGCGGCAGGTATCCGCGGCGGTCCGCGGCACCAACCATCCGCAACAGATCGCCGACTTTGTGGTCAGGGGGTTCGGCGAGACGTTCGGCGCGGACCGGGTCTGGCTGACCACATTCGACGACGACAGGGTGCCACCCATCACCGCCCAGTGGCAGCGGCCCGGCCTGGCTCCGCTGCCCGAAGGATTGTTCACGGACGAAGACCCGGTGCGCAGGACGGCTGACGCACTGTGGTCGCGGGCTGAGGCCCTGACGGCGGACGGAGCTTTCGCACCGCTGGGCACCGGCGACGTCCAATTGCCGGCCGAACTCGCGAAGCTGCGCGCCGCGGCATCCGTGGCCGTCCCGATGGGGGACGGCAGCTCGTCCCTGGGAATCATTTGGATCGCCCTGCTTAACTCGCCCAGGGAATGGTCGCGGGCCGAGCTGGCACTGATCCAGCACGTGGCAGGCAATACCGCCCACGGCCTGATCCAAAGCCACCTGATCACCAGCCAGCAGCAGGTGGTCAAGCAGCTCCAGCAGCTGGACAAAGCCAAAACCGACTTCCTGGCCACGGTCAACCATGAGCTCCGCACGCCGCTGACATCGATCATGGCGTACCTGGACATGATCCAGGAGAATACGTCTGATCCCGTGTCCAGCGAGGTCCACCAGATGCTGGACATCGTGGTCAGGAACGCGGAACGGCTGCGGTTGCTGATCGAAGACATGCTGAGCGTTTCCCGCAACGGGCATGAACAAAGCCCGCTGCACCTGACCCCTGTCCGGCTGGCTCGGACTCTGGAGATCGTCACCGCCGCGCTCAGGCCGCTCGCGACAGTGCAGAACGTCGCCATTGTGATGGCCCACGCCTCGGAGGATCAGGAAATCCTTGCCGATGAGGTTCAGCTGCAGCAGGTTTTCACGAACCTGGTCTCCAACGCCATCAAGTTCACCCCCAGCGGCGGACAGATCGACGTCGTCAGCCTGACGCGGGCAGATGCAGACGGCACCCGCTGGGCGACGGTCAGCGTCTCGGACAGCGGGATAGGGATCTCCAGCGACGAGATAGCCCACATCTTCACCCGCTTCTACCGCGCCTCGAACGCGATGTCCGGGGCGGTTCCGGGCACCGGGCTTGGGCTCGCCATCACGCAGGACATCGTCCAACGCCACGGCGGCCGCATTGACGTAACCTCGGAGCTGGGCGTTGGCACCACTGTCACCGTGAACCTCCGCCTTGGAGCCCACGCGTCCCACGGAACCTGA
- a CDS encoding bifunctional diguanylate cyclase/phosphodiesterase: MFADDDPRLSQLLDGIVRLASGDLQSRIEVSPARDELDAIIMGTNLLAEDLQIIYEELEQRVEVRTQLLHEAHREMQMMAMQDPLTGLANRSALLSALKSAQDHDGDPLSQPVILLLDLDAFKSINDTLGHTAGDQVLITVAQRIRSAVRTSDVVARLGGDEFAIVMPATGADQATVVGQRILAAIKEPIDLPDRTVRCGASVGLSVGAAGRRAEDLLMEADVAMYASKAEGQNRLHVFEPGLLLIRRLRSQLLEDLRAAIKGNGLVLHYQPVVELGTGRIEGVEALIRWDHPTRGRIMPDEFIPLAEDAGLISELGLWVLSTAVGQLRTWIDADVVDSRFSVRVNISATDLQSLQFIEDVRAVLKETGVRPEQVVLELTEAAIVRGNELDRYSLGGLRGLGVGIEIDDFGTGYSSISYLRRLPVDRVKVDRSLIEGLGTDPSQPALVAAVLQLVRACGLEAVWEGVETAEQAEHLRNLGCLSAQGYFFSKPVPPERIPALLAETSSESN, from the coding sequence ATGTTCGCTGACGATGACCCCAGGCTCTCCCAGCTGCTCGATGGCATCGTCCGGCTCGCCTCCGGAGACCTCCAGTCGCGGATAGAAGTATCGCCGGCCCGGGACGAGCTCGACGCCATCATCATGGGCACCAACCTCCTGGCCGAGGACCTGCAGATCATCTACGAAGAGCTTGAGCAGCGTGTTGAGGTCCGCACACAGCTGCTGCACGAAGCCCACCGCGAAATGCAGATGATGGCCATGCAGGATCCCCTCACGGGCCTCGCCAACCGCTCGGCGCTTCTGTCCGCGCTGAAGTCCGCCCAGGACCACGACGGCGATCCCCTCAGCCAGCCCGTCATCCTCCTCCTTGACCTTGATGCCTTCAAATCCATCAACGACACCCTCGGCCACACTGCCGGCGATCAGGTCCTGATCACCGTGGCGCAGCGCATCCGCAGCGCCGTCCGGACCAGCGACGTGGTTGCCCGGCTGGGCGGGGACGAGTTCGCCATCGTTATGCCGGCCACGGGCGCCGACCAGGCCACCGTCGTAGGCCAGCGCATCCTGGCCGCCATCAAGGAACCCATTGACCTGCCTGACCGGACCGTCCGCTGCGGGGCGAGCGTAGGACTCAGCGTCGGGGCGGCCGGGCGGAGGGCCGAGGACCTGCTGATGGAGGCCGATGTGGCCATGTACGCCTCCAAAGCCGAGGGCCAGAACCGGCTTCACGTCTTCGAACCCGGGCTCCTGCTCATCCGGAGGCTCCGCAGCCAACTCCTGGAGGATCTCCGGGCCGCCATCAAGGGCAACGGCCTGGTGCTGCACTACCAGCCCGTGGTTGAACTGGGCACCGGCCGCATTGAAGGGGTGGAAGCCCTGATCCGCTGGGACCACCCCACCCGCGGCCGCATCATGCCGGACGAGTTCATCCCGCTGGCAGAAGATGCCGGCCTGATCTCCGAACTGGGCCTGTGGGTGCTCAGCACCGCTGTAGGCCAGCTACGCACCTGGATTGATGCCGACGTGGTGGACAGCCGGTTTTCCGTGCGGGTCAACATCTCGGCAACGGATCTGCAGAGCCTGCAGTTCATCGAGGACGTCCGCGCCGTGCTCAAGGAGACAGGCGTCCGCCCCGAGCAGGTTGTCCTGGAGCTGACCGAAGCGGCCATCGTCAGGGGCAACGAACTGGACCGGTATTCCCTGGGCGGGCTGCGCGGGCTGGGGGTAGGGATCGAGATCGACGACTTCGGTACCGGATACTCCTCCATCAGCTACCTGCGCCGGCTCCCCGTGGACCGGGTCAAAGTGGACCGGTCCCTGATCGAGGGCCTGGGCACAGACCCCAGCCAGCCGGCACTGGTGGCTGCAGTCCTGCAGTTGGTGCGCGCCTGCGGGCTCGAAGCTGTGTGGGAAGGCGTGGAAACGGCGGAACAGGCCGAGCACCTCCGGAACCTCGGGTGCCTCAGCGCGCAGGGCTACTTCTTCAGCAAGCCCGTCCCGCCCGAGCGGATTCCTGCGCTGTTGGCCGAAACTTCTTCCGAAAGTAATTGA
- a CDS encoding DUF6766 family protein, whose product MRTWVKEHGLLLANAGLFLAFFIGMILSGAAAYSEDQAAHGEPGVTVLEYLSTGDFVEATFENWESEFLQMAMYVVLTVFLFQKGSSESKPMGKTAPQDQDPRDASIREATPWPVKRGGLVLKLYEHSLSILLLLLFVASFSLHAAGGTSAYNEEQQTHGQPTVTLFQYLATSRFWFESFQNWQSEFLAVAVLVGASVYLREKGSPESKPVAEPHYETGA is encoded by the coding sequence ATGCGCACGTGGGTCAAAGAACACGGGCTTTTGCTCGCCAACGCCGGGCTGTTCCTGGCGTTTTTCATTGGCATGATCCTCTCCGGGGCTGCAGCGTACAGCGAGGATCAGGCGGCCCACGGCGAGCCGGGCGTAACGGTTCTGGAGTACCTGTCCACGGGCGATTTTGTCGAAGCCACCTTTGAAAACTGGGAGTCCGAGTTCCTGCAGATGGCCATGTACGTGGTCCTGACCGTCTTCCTTTTCCAGAAGGGATCCTCCGAATCCAAGCCCATGGGAAAGACCGCCCCGCAGGACCAGGACCCGCGCGATGCCTCCATCAGGGAGGCCACGCCGTGGCCAGTGAAGCGCGGCGGCCTGGTGCTGAAGCTGTATGAGCACTCCCTGTCCATCCTCCTGCTGTTGCTGTTTGTTGCCTCGTTCAGCCTGCACGCCGCCGGCGGAACGTCGGCCTACAACGAGGAGCAGCAAACCCACGGGCAGCCCACCGTCACCCTGTTCCAGTACTTGGCCACCAGCAGGTTCTGGTTCGAATCCTTCCAGAACTGGCAAAGCGAATTCCTCGCCGTGGCCGTCCTGGTGGGCGCCTCCGTCTACCTCCGAGAAAAGGGCTCACCGGAGTCCAAGCCGGTGGCCGAGCCGCATTACGAGACCGGGGCCTGA
- a CDS encoding glycerophosphodiester phosphodiesterase, with protein sequence MTEPFFDASGGAARPSHPIAMAHRGFSREGLENSMAAFRAAAELGYEYLETDVHTTSDGVLLLFHDDTLDRVTDGRGRISELTAAEVSTARIGGHEPVPLFDDLLMAFPAARLNLDVKDWNSVQSLAAGIERHAAHDRVLVASFSDRRRRAVLKLLSRPVASSAGMVTNALLVLLGPVLPAAWLRFVLQGPLRDVQALQVPVRYGAIRVVTPAYVRRAHALGLVVHVWTINHPAEMHRLLDLGVDGIVTDRADLLKQVLQERGEWPGS encoded by the coding sequence GTGACTGAGCCGTTTTTTGATGCTTCCGGCGGTGCTGCCCGTCCCTCGCATCCCATCGCCATGGCCCACCGCGGATTCTCGCGGGAGGGGTTGGAGAACTCGATGGCCGCCTTCCGGGCCGCCGCCGAACTTGGCTATGAGTACCTCGAGACGGATGTGCACACCACCTCCGATGGCGTGCTGCTGCTCTTCCACGACGACACCCTGGACCGGGTCACTGACGGCCGTGGCCGGATTTCCGAGCTGACCGCCGCCGAGGTTTCCACCGCGCGGATCGGCGGGCACGAGCCCGTGCCGCTCTTCGATGACCTGCTGATGGCCTTCCCGGCCGCCCGGCTGAACCTGGACGTCAAAGACTGGAACTCCGTGCAAAGCCTTGCCGCAGGCATCGAACGGCACGCCGCACATGACCGGGTCCTGGTGGCCAGTTTTTCAGACCGCCGACGCCGGGCGGTGCTGAAGCTGCTGAGCCGTCCGGTGGCGTCGTCGGCAGGGATGGTGACGAACGCGCTGCTTGTCCTCTTGGGCCCGGTGCTTCCGGCCGCGTGGCTGCGATTTGTCCTGCAGGGTCCGTTGCGGGATGTCCAGGCGCTCCAGGTTCCGGTCCGGTACGGGGCGATCCGCGTGGTGACGCCTGCCTATGTGCGGAGGGCGCACGCCCTGGGCCTGGTGGTCCATGTGTGGACCATCAACCACCCCGCCGAAATGCACCGGTTGCTGGACCTGGGCGTGGACGGGATCGTGACGGACCGCGCGGATCTGCTGAAGCAGGTCCTGCAGGAGCGAGGCGAGTGGCCCGGCAGCTGA
- a CDS encoding class I SAM-dependent methyltransferase, giving the protein MPSPAKPVLAALRKYLILPKLIALSWSAPKNRTVAWDRYWAGIARTGARSDVLWDSGTDQELLGYRDILQRHFDPSLPVVDVGCGHGAFSRALTAFSPQVLGVDVSAHAVARARDESAGVECVSYLARDMTELGAASGLVGSTDANVFVRGVLHVLTEADQAALMENLRQLVGARGTVFLAETNFQGNPVEYVAHLGASLRSIPAPLELAIRTLPMPGHFGPQELARVMPRGRWTLVEDGAVTIETNPLMDAGGSSRIPGYFAVLKAKDPDAGR; this is encoded by the coding sequence ATGCCATCCCCAGCGAAACCGGTGCTCGCCGCCTTGCGGAAGTACCTCATCCTGCCCAAACTGATCGCATTGTCCTGGTCGGCGCCCAAAAACAGGACCGTGGCCTGGGACAGGTATTGGGCCGGAATCGCCCGGACAGGCGCCCGCAGCGACGTTCTGTGGGACTCTGGCACGGACCAGGAGCTGCTGGGCTACCGGGACATCCTGCAGCGGCACTTCGATCCCAGTCTTCCCGTGGTGGATGTGGGGTGCGGGCATGGTGCCTTCAGCCGCGCGCTGACTGCTTTTTCACCGCAGGTGCTGGGCGTTGACGTGTCTGCACACGCGGTGGCCCGTGCCCGGGACGAATCGGCGGGCGTTGAGTGTGTCAGCTACCTGGCCCGGGACATGACCGAGCTGGGGGCTGCCTCCGGGCTGGTGGGATCCACGGATGCCAACGTCTTTGTCCGTGGCGTGCTGCACGTCCTGACCGAGGCCGATCAGGCCGCGCTGATGGAAAATCTGAGGCAGCTCGTGGGCGCCCGCGGCACAGTCTTTCTGGCGGAGACGAACTTCCAGGGCAACCCGGTGGAGTACGTCGCGCATCTGGGTGCGTCGCTGCGGAGCATCCCGGCCCCGCTGGAGCTCGCGATCCGGACACTGCCCATGCCGGGCCACTTCGGACCGCAGGAGCTCGCCCGTGTGATGCCCAGGGGCCGGTGGACGCTGGTGGAGGACGGGGCCGTGACCATCGAGACCAACCCGCTGATGGATGCCGGGGGGAGCAGCCGCATACCGGGCTACTTTGCGGTGCTCAAGGCCAAGGATCCCGACGCCGGCCGGTAG
- a CDS encoding glycerate kinase, with amino-acid sequence MRILIAPDKFKGSLTAAEAAAAIAEGALRVYPDAVANQFPIADGGEGTLEAAVSAGYEERLNAVVGPILAPVGAAWAIRKNADGGATAVIETAQASGLAEMEPTPANALRAHSYGCGQLIAAALDAGATEIVLGLGGSAMTDGGSGALRALGLKPLDAAGNVVPLGGGSLADVAALDTTGLDPRLSAASFRIAVDVQNPLYGATGAAHVFGAQKGADDEAMEQLDAGLRNWASVLREATGRDVNIPGAGAAGGFPASFLAFTNARLEGGFALVAGLTGLAGHLDNADLVITGEGSMDSQSLTGKAPIALADAARERGIPVIVVAGRIMVTPEDLAAHGVVAAAQLLDVAASPEDAVANAAKHLAWATSQVLEGA; translated from the coding sequence ATGCGCATTCTCATCGCTCCGGACAAGTTCAAGGGCTCGCTCACCGCCGCGGAGGCCGCCGCCGCCATCGCCGAAGGTGCGCTGCGCGTCTACCCGGACGCCGTCGCCAACCAGTTTCCAATCGCCGACGGCGGTGAAGGAACCCTGGAGGCTGCCGTTTCGGCCGGCTACGAGGAGCGGCTCAACGCCGTCGTGGGTCCCATCCTCGCCCCCGTGGGCGCCGCCTGGGCCATCCGGAAGAACGCCGACGGCGGTGCTACCGCCGTCATCGAGACGGCGCAGGCCTCCGGCCTGGCCGAGATGGAGCCCACCCCCGCCAACGCCCTGCGGGCCCACAGCTACGGCTGCGGACAGCTGATCGCCGCGGCCCTCGACGCCGGAGCCACCGAGATTGTGCTGGGCCTGGGCGGATCGGCCATGACCGACGGCGGCAGCGGTGCCCTGCGTGCGCTGGGCCTCAAGCCGCTGGACGCCGCCGGCAACGTTGTTCCGCTGGGCGGCGGATCACTCGCCGACGTTGCAGCCCTCGACACCACCGGACTGGACCCGCGGCTGTCCGCCGCCTCGTTCAGGATCGCCGTGGACGTCCAGAACCCCCTCTATGGCGCCACAGGCGCGGCCCACGTCTTCGGGGCCCAGAAGGGCGCCGACGACGAGGCAATGGAACAGCTCGACGCCGGTCTCCGCAACTGGGCGTCTGTACTCCGGGAGGCCACTGGCCGGGACGTCAACATCCCGGGAGCCGGGGCGGCGGGCGGCTTCCCGGCGTCGTTCCTAGCCTTCACCAACGCCCGGCTGGAAGGCGGGTTCGCGCTCGTCGCCGGGCTCACCGGCCTCGCGGGCCACCTGGACAACGCCGACCTGGTGATCACCGGCGAGGGTTCCATGGACTCGCAGTCGCTGACCGGCAAGGCCCCCATCGCGCTCGCCGACGCAGCCCGGGAACGCGGGATCCCGGTGATCGTGGTGGCGGGGCGGATCATGGTGACGCCCGAGGACCTCGCGGCGCACGGCGTGGTAGCCGCCGCGCAGCTGCTGGATGTCGCGGCCAGCCCGGAAGACGCCGTCGCCAACGCGGCAAAACACCTGGCCTGGGCTACCAGCCAGGTTCTGGAAGGCGCCTGA
- a CDS encoding DUF6328 family protein: protein MSDAEDFTGSTGRNETREEQLDRNWSELLQELRMLQTGVQILAGFLLTLPFQQRFEDLDNFQVGLYLVNVVMATLTTAFILLPVSVHRRLFRQRLKETLVSSADTITKIALAGVGMLSVGTAALVFDVTAGRAAGLTAGGILLAVLLVLLIYVPLRLNRRAAE from the coding sequence ATGTCGGATGCGGAGGACTTCACCGGCAGCACCGGCCGGAATGAAACCCGCGAGGAGCAGCTTGACCGGAACTGGTCTGAGTTGCTGCAGGAACTCCGGATGCTGCAGACCGGGGTCCAGATCCTGGCCGGTTTTCTCCTGACACTGCCGTTCCAGCAGCGGTTCGAGGACCTGGACAATTTCCAGGTGGGCCTCTACCTCGTCAACGTCGTGATGGCGACCCTGACCACCGCCTTTATCCTGCTGCCCGTCAGCGTCCACCGCCGGCTCTTCCGCCAAAGGCTCAAGGAAACCCTGGTCTCCAGCGCAGACACCATTACCAAAATTGCCTTGGCCGGCGTGGGGATGCTCAGTGTCGGGACAGCCGCCCTGGTCTTTGATGTGACGGCCGGCCGCGCCGCCGGCCTGACCGCCGGCGGAATCCTGCTGGCGGTCCTCCTGGTGCTGCTCATCTACGTCCCGCTACGGCTCAATAGACGCGCAGCCGAATAA
- a CDS encoding GAF domain-containing protein — protein sequence MAAETPGEPGWESLPDPQDVVFDSTDVEDFLAAVTREFMRDIDGDARGISWAATFFRRGSARTAAAGTPAARAADEEQCSFADGPVLEAVRTGDFVHLADVARDRRWPGYASAAADHGVRSLLSMPIAAAAGWSAALSLYASTPHAFTSEDIIRTRRYARQVARSLWMVVRVAERAEAGAQLAVAQSSMVLMDLAVSALKSDYGLGHEAALQYLRTVARHTRQGLRETALNIVAASRLDPAGRGQENAPLRGLAGIETSSLSEGPYKTGSTA from the coding sequence ATGGCCGCGGAGACACCGGGGGAGCCGGGCTGGGAATCGCTTCCCGACCCCCAGGATGTGGTGTTCGACAGCACGGATGTTGAAGACTTCCTTGCTGCGGTTACCCGCGAGTTCATGCGCGACATCGATGGCGATGCCCGCGGGATCAGCTGGGCTGCCACCTTCTTCCGCCGCGGATCGGCCCGAACCGCCGCCGCCGGCACCCCCGCGGCCCGCGCCGCAGACGAAGAACAGTGCTCGTTTGCAGACGGACCCGTGCTTGAAGCCGTGCGCACGGGGGATTTTGTGCACCTGGCCGACGTCGCCCGCGACCGGCGATGGCCGGGCTATGCCAGTGCTGCCGCGGACCACGGCGTCAGATCGCTGCTGTCAATGCCGATTGCGGCCGCCGCCGGCTGGAGCGCCGCTCTAAGCCTCTACGCGTCCACTCCCCACGCCTTCACCAGCGAGGACATCATCAGGACGCGCCGGTATGCGCGGCAGGTTGCCCGGTCGCTGTGGATGGTGGTACGGGTGGCGGAGCGGGCCGAAGCCGGCGCGCAACTGGCGGTAGCCCAAAGCTCCATGGTGCTTATGGACCTGGCAGTGAGCGCCCTCAAATCCGATTACGGACTCGGCCATGAGGCGGCCCTGCAGTACCTCCGGACCGTCGCGCGGCACACCCGCCAGGGGCTTCGTGAGACCGCCTTGAATATTGTGGCTGCCTCGCGCCTGGACCCGGCCGGACGTGGCCAGGAAAACGCCCCTCTCCGGGGACTCGCTGGAATTGAAACCTCCTCCCTCAGCGAGGGACCCTACAAAACAGGGAGCACGGCATGA